In Passer domesticus isolate bPasDom1 chromosome 7, bPasDom1.hap1, whole genome shotgun sequence, one genomic interval encodes:
- the TPR gene encoding nucleoprotein TPR isoform X1: MAAVLQQLLERAELAKLPRAVQGKLERFLGDQQGEIDGLRARHERFKVDSEQQYFEVEKRLAQSQERLVNETQECQTLREELKKLHEQLKVLNEKNKELEAAQDRNAAVQSQLVREKEELEAEKRDLVRTTERRSQEVEHLNEDVKRLNEKLTEANTEKAKLQLKLDELQTSDVSMKYREKRLEQEKELLLNQNTWLNAELKAKTDELLHTAREKGNEILELRCSLENKKEEVSRMEEQVNSLKQSNENLQKHVEELLNKLKEAKEQQTSMEERFHNELNAHMKLSNLYKSAADDSEAKSNELTGAVEELHKLLKEAGEANKAAQEHLAEVEESKATMEKELREKISKLEKELENANDLLSATKRKGAILSEEELAAMSPTAAAVAKVVKPGMKLTELYNAYVETQDQLHMEKLENRRINKYLDEIVQEVEAKAPILKRQREEFERSQKAVASLSAKLEQAMKEIHRLQDSADQANKHASFFERESQRLEVRVKDLSQQICVLLMELEEARGNHVIRDEAVSSADISSSSEVITQHLVSYRNIQELQQQNQRLLVALRELGEAREKEEQETTSSKISELQSQLDEAVSELQQLRESRQHQLQLVESIIRQRDMFRILLTQTTGAIIPLQASGMLPEEICLTSTPKRPNLPQSMATPAPVSMSESVETVEAKAALKQLQEVFENYKKEKAENDKLLNEQNEKLQEQVTDLRSQNAKISTQLEFASKRYEMLQDNVEGYRREITSLHERTQKLTATTQKQEQIINTMTQDLRGANEKLAVAEVRAENLKKEKDILKMSDVRLTQQRDSLLVEQRGQNLLLTNLRTIQGILERSETETKQRLNNQIEKLEREISQLKKKLESEVEQRHSLTKNQEVHILDLKRQLETETNRHINTKELLKNAQKENAMLKQQLNNTEAQLTSQSSQRPPGKGQPSTNEDMDDLVSRLRQAEEQVNDLRERLKTSSSNVEQYRAMVLSLEESLNKEKQVTEEVRTTVEARLKESSEYQAQLEKKLMESEKEKQELQEEKRKAVENMEQQLSELKKSLSAVQSEVQEALQRASTALNNEQQARRDCQEQAMMASEAQNKYERELMLHAADVEALQAIKEQVAKNAAVRQQLEEAAQKAESELLESKASWEERERMIKDEASKLASRCEDLEKQNRLLHEQLESMSNKMVTSMKEVIPTAANVSLSEEGKSQEQILEILRFIRREKEIAETRFEVAQVESLRYRQRVEHLERELQELQDSLNAEREKVQVTAKTIAQHEELMKKTETMNILIETNKMLREEKERLEQELQQIQAKVRKLEADILPLQESNAELSEKSGMLQAEKKLLEEDVKRWKARTQHLLSQQKDTDLEEYRKLLSEKEANAKRVQQMSEETGRLKAEVARTNASLTTSQNLVQSLKDEVTKIRTEKDTLQKELDAKVADIQEKVKTITQVKKIGRRYKTQYEELKAQHDKMVAESSTLPLAESQEDQVSAQEVQELKDTLSQAEVKTKNLETQVESLQKTITEKETEVRNLQEQIMQLQAELARFHQDLQEKTTQEEQLRQQITEKEEKTRKTLLAAKQKIAQLAGTKEQLTKENEEWKQKSSSLEEQKTELEVRMSALKSQYEGRICRLERELREQQERHHEQRDEPPESTNKVPEQQRQISLKSTPASGERGIASTSDPPTANIKPTPVVSTPSKVTAAAMAGNKSTPRASIRPMVTPATVTNPTTTPTATVMPTTQVETQEAMQSEGPVEHVPVFGSASGSVRSTSPNVQTSLPQPILTVQQQTQATAFVQPTQQSHAQIEPAAQEPAPAIVEVVQSSQIERPSTSTAVFGTVSATPSSSLSKRSREEEEDNTVENSDQISEETVDAPTSKKLRIMQRVGPEEEVTAEESTDGEVEAQTYNQDSQDSIGEGVTQGEYAAMEDSEETSQSIPIDLGSLQSDQQNTSSSQDGQSKRDDVIVIDSDDEDDDDEENEGEQEDYDDEEEEDEDDDEDTGMGDEGDDSNEGTGSADGNDGYEADDAEGADGTDPGTETEESMGGAESNQRAADSQNSGEGSTSAAESTFAHESLREQQPSSASERQGPRPPQSPRRPPHPLPPRLTIHAPPQELGPPVQRIQMTRRQSVGRGLQLTPGIGGMSLFFQQQHFFDDEDRTVPSTPTLVVPHRTDGFAEAIHSPQVAGVPRFRFGPPEDMPQTSSSHSDLGQLASQGGLGMYETPLFLAHEEESGGRSVPTTPLQVAAPVTVFTESASADASEHASQSVPMVTTSTGSLSTTTEPGAGDDADEVFAEAESEGITSEAGLEIDSQQEEESVQASDESDLPSTSQDPPSSSSADTSSTQPKSLRRVRLQPPTLRTGVRGRQFNRQRGVTHAMGGRGGLNRGNIS, translated from the exons AACAACAATACTTTGAAGTGGAGAAGCGACTGGCTCAGAGTCAGGAGAGACTTGTAAATGAGACCCAGGAATGTCAAACTCTTCGGGAGGAGCTTAAAAAGCTTC ATGAGCAGCTGAAGGTGCTCAATGAGAAGAACAAGGAGCTCGAGGctgcccaggaccggaacgcgGCCGTGCAG AGCCAGTTAGTTCGAGAGAAGGAAGAGCTGGAAGCTGAGAAGAGAGACTTGGTCCGGACAACTGAAAGGCGATCTCAGGAAGTGGAACATTTAAATG AGGATGTTAAACGCTTAAATGAAAAGCTCACAGAGGCAAACACAGAAAAGGCAAAACTTCAGCTAAAGTTGGATGAGCTTCAAACATCAGATGTTTCCATGAAG TACCGGGAGAAAAGGCTGGAGCaagagaaggagctgctgctgaaccAGAACACGTGGCTGAATGCTGAGCTGAAAGCCAAAACAGATGAACTGCTCCATActgccagggagaagggcaATGAAATCCTGGAGCTCAGATGCAGTCTGGAGAACAAAAAGGAGGAG GTTTCCAGAATGGAGGAGCAGGTGAACAGCTTGAAACAGTCCAATGAAAACCTCCAGAAGCATGTTGAAGAACTGTTGAATAAACTGAAGGAG GCAAAAGAGCAGCAGACAAGCATGGAAGAGAGATTCCACAATGAACTGAATGCCCACATGAAATTATCCAATTTGTATAAG AGTGCTGCTGATGACTCAGAGGCAAAGAGCAATGAGCTGACAGGAGCAGTGGAAGAGCTGCACAAGCTCCTGAAGGAAGCAGGTGAAG CTAATAAAGCAGCCCAGGAGCATTTGGCTGAGGTGGAGGAGTCAAAAGCCACCATGGAAAAGGAGCTGAGAGAGAAGATCAGTaagctggagaaggagctggagaatGCCAATGATTTACTGTCAGCTACAAAGCGCAAAG GAGCCATCCTGTCCGAGGAGGAGCTGGCAGCCATGTctcccactgctgcagcagtggcCAAAGTGGTCAAGCCTGGCATGAAGTTAACTGAG CTGTACAATGCCTATGTAGAAACTCAGGATCAGTTGCAtatggagaagctggagaataGGAGAATCAATAAATATTTGGATGAAATAGTGCAGGAAGTAGAAGCCAAAGCCCCAATCCTAAAACGTCAGCGTGAAGAATTTGAGCGTTCCCAAAAAGCTGTTGCAAGTCTGTCTGCAAAGCTTGAACAAGCTATGAAG GAGATCCATCGCCTGCAGGACAGCGCCGACCAAGCCAACAAACACGCCTCCTTCTTTGAGAGAGAGAGCCAGAGACTGGAAGTGCGAGTGAAGGATCTCTCCCAGCAG ATCTGTGTGCTGTTAATGGAACTGGAAGAAGCCAGAGGCAACCACGTGATCCGTGATGAAGCCGTGAGCTCTGCTGACATCAGCAGCTCTTCTGAAGTGATCACTCAACACCTGGTCTCCTACAGAAATATCCAAGAGCTTCAGCAGCAGAATCAGCGTCTCCTGGTGGCTCTTCGGGAGCTGGGGGAGGCGAGAGAAAAAGAGGAGCAAGAAACAACATCATCTAA GATCTCTgagctgcagagccagctggatgAGGCTGTcagtgagctgcagcagctgcgggAGTCGCggcagcaccagctgcagctcGTGGAGTCCATCATCCGCCAGCGGGACATGTTCCGCATCCTGCTCACCCAGACCACGGGGGCCATCATTCCTCTGCAAG CTTCAGGTATGTTACCAGAGGAGATCTGTCTTACATCAACTCCAAAGCGCCCGAATTTACCTCAGTCCATGGCAACTCCTGCTCCTGTGTCCATGAGTGAGTCTGTGGAGACTGTGGAGGCCAAGGCTGCTCTTAAGCAG TTGCAGGAAGTTTTTGAGAactataaaaaagaaaaggcagagaacGACAAGCTTCTGAATGAGCAGAATGAAAAGCTTCAGGAGCAGGTCACAGACTTGAGGTCACAAAATGCCAAGATATCCACACAGCTGGAATTTGCCTCCAAACG GTACGAGATGCTGCAGGATAACGTGGAAGGCTATCGCCGGGAAATCACCTCCCTGCACGAGAGAACCCAGAAGCTCACAGCTACCACTCAGAAGCAGGAGCAGATCATTAACACCATGACTCAGGACCTGAGGGGAGCTAATGAAAAACTGGCAGTTGCAGAG GTGAgagcagaaaacttgaaaaaagagaaggatATCCTGAAGATGTCAGATGTGCGCTTGACTCAGCAACGTGACTCTCTGCTGGTTGAACAAAGAGGACAGAACTTGCTGCTCACCAATTTGAGAACAATTCAG GGAATACTCGAGAGATCTGAGACAGAAACAAAGCAGAGACTCAATAATCAGATAGAGAAGCTTGAACGTGAGATATCTCAGCTGAAGAAGAAACTGGAAAGTGAGGTGGAACAAAGACATTCCCTTACCAAGAATCAGGAG gttcatatcctggacctgaagaggcagcTGGAGACGGAGACCAACCGTCACATCAACACAAAGGAGCTCCTGAAGAATGCCCAGAAGGAAAATGCCATGctgaaacagcagctgaacaacACTGAGGCCCAGCTCACATCCCAGTCCTCACAGAGGCCTCCAGGGAAAG GTCAGCCTAGTACAAATGAAGATATGGATGATCTTGTAAGTCGTCTGAGACAAGCTGAGGAGCAAGTCAATGACCTGAGAGAGAGGCTCAAGACTAGTTCCAGTAATGTGGAGCAGTACagggccatggttcttagcctgGAGGAATCCCTCAATAAGGAAAAACAA GTGACAGAGGAAGTTCGTACAACAGTTGAAGCTCGTCTGAAGGAGTCTTCAGAATATCAGGCACAGCTGGAAAAGAAGTTGATGgagtcagaaaaagaaaaacaagaactGCAGGAGGAGAAGCGTAAAGCTGTGGAGAACATGGAGCAGCAG CTTTCAGAACTGAAGAAGAGTCTGTCAGCTGTGCAGTCAGAAGTTCAGGAAGCTCTTCAgagagccagcacagctctgaatAATGAACAACAGGCCAGGAGGGACTGCCAGGAACAA GCAATGATGGCTTCTGAAGCTCAGAACAAATATGAGCGGGAGTTGATGCTTCATGCTGCTGATGTGGAGGCACTGCAGGCCATCAAAGAGCAAGTCGCCAAGAACGCAGCggtgaggcagcagctggaggaggctgcTCAGAAAGCAGAGTCTGAGCTCTTGGAATCCAAAGCCTCctgggaagagagagagagaatgatCAAG GATGAAGCTTCAAAACTTGCATCCCGCTGTGAGGATCTGGAGAAACAAAATCGATTATTACATGAGCAGCTGGAGAGCATGAGCAATAAGATGGTGACTTCCATGAAAGAAGTCATCCCAACTGCAGCAAATGTTTCTCTAAGTGAGGAAGGCAAATCCCAGGAACAAATCTTGGAAATTCTTAG GTTTATCCGTCGGGAGAAGGAGATTGCAGAGACGAGGTTCGAGGTGGCGCAGGTAGAGAGCCTGCGCTACCGCCAGAGAGTGGAGCACCTGGAGagggagctccaggagctgcaggacagcctcaACGCTGAGAGGGAGAAGGTGCAG GTAACAGCAAAAACCATTGCACAGCATGAAGAACTAATGAAGAAAACTGAGACCATGAACATACTTATAGAAACCAACAAGATGTTaagggaagagaaggagaggctggagcaagagctgcagcagataCAAGCAAAG GTACGCAAGCTCGAGGCAGACATCCTGCCCCTGCAAGAGTCGAATGCTGAGCTCAGTGAGAAGAGTGGGATGCTGCAGGCAGAGAAGAAGCTCTTGGAAGAGGATGTTAAACGCTGGAAAGCCCGGACTCAG CACTTACTAAGCCAGCAGAAGGACACTGATCTTGAAGAGTATCGGAAGCTGCTCTCTGAGAAGGAGGCAAATGCCAAGCGTGTCCAACAGATGAGTGAAGAAACAGGCAGGCTTAAAGCAGAAGTTGCCAG AACTAATGCATCCTTGACTACAAGCCAGAATCTTGTTCAGAGCCTGAAGGATGAAGTAACTAAAATAAGAACAGAAAAGGACACTTTGCAGAAAGAACTGGATGCTAAAGTGGCTGACATACAGGAAAAAGTGAAAACTATAACACAGGTCAAGAAAATCGGTCGCAGGTACAAGACCCAGTATGAGGAGCTGAAAGCACAGCATGATAAG ATGGTTGCTGAATCGTCAACTCTGCCTTTGGCAGAATCACAGGAAGACCAAGTTTCTGCCCAGGAAGTACAAGAGCTAAAAGACACTCTCAGTCAAGCTGAAGTGAAGACAAAGAATTTGGAGACTCAGGTTGAAAGCTTACAAAAG ACAAtaacagaaaaggaaactgaAGTTAGAAATCTCCAGGAGCAGATAATGCAGCTACAGGCAGAACTGGCCCGTTTCCATCAAGATCTACAAGAGAAGACTACACAGGAAGAACAGCTCAGGCAACAGATCacagagaaggaggagaaaacGAGGAAGACCTTGCTTGCAGCCAAGCAGAAAATTGCACAGTTAGCTG GTACAAAAGAGCAGCTGACAAAGGAAAATGAGGAGTGGAAGCAGAAGAGCAGCTCCCTGGAGGAGCAGAAGACAGAGCTGGAGGTGCGGATGAGCGCCCTGAAGTCCCAGTACGAGGGGCGGATCTGCCGCCTGGAGAGGGAGCTCCGCGAGCAGCAGGAGCGGCACCACGAGCAGAGGGATGAGCCCCCAGAGTCCACAAACAAG GTCCCAGAACAGCAGAGGCAAATCTCTCTCAAGTCTACTCCAGCTTCAGGTGAAAGAGGAAT TGCCAGCACTTCAGATCCCCCAACAGCAAACATTAAACCAACTCCTGTTGTGTCAACTCCCAGTAAAGTGACTGCTGCTGCAATGGCTGGGAACAAGTCTACTCCAAGAGCCAGCATCCGTCCCATGGTGACTCCTGCCACAGTCACCAATCCCACCACTACCCCCACAGCCACAGTTATGCCAACAACACAGGTGGAGACTCAGGAAG CCATGCAGTCGGAAGGACCCGTGGAGCACGTGCCAGTGTTCGGGAGTGCCAGTGGCTCTGTGCGCTCCACCAGCCCCAACGTGCAgacatccctgccccagcccatcctgactgtgcagcagcagacacaggcCACTGCCTTCGTGCAGCCCACCCAGCAAAGCCACGCTCAGATCGAGCCTGCAGCTCAGGAGCCAGCCCCTGCCATCGTGGAGGTGGTGCAGAGCTCCCAGATAGAGAGGCCCTCCACCTCCACAGCCGTGTTTGGCACAG TTTCAGCTACCCCCAGCTCCTCACTGTCTAAACGCTCccgagaggaagaggaggacaaCACTGTGGAGAATTCAGACCAGATCTCTGAGGAAACAGTGGATGCACCTACTTCAAAGAAACTGAGAATCATGCAGAGAGTTGGGCCTGAG GAGGAAGTGACAGCAGAAGAGAGCACGGATGGAGAGGTGGAGGCGCAAACATACAATCAAGACTCACAAGACTCCATTGGAGAA ggtgtgacacagggggAGTACGCGGCCATGGAGGACAGCGAGGAGActtcccagtccatcccaatAGATCTGGGATCCCTTCAGTCAGACCAGCAAAACACTTCTTCATCTCAGGATGGCCAGTCCAAGAGAGATGATGTGATTGTAATTGATagtgatgatgaagatgatgatgatgaagaaaaTGAAGGGGAGCAGGAA GATTATGatgatgaggaagaggaggacgaggatgatgatgaagacacagggatgggagatgaAGGTGATGACAGCAACGAAGGAACTGGTAGTGCTGATGGCAATGATGGATATGAAGCAGATGATGCTGAG GGTGCTGATGGTACAGATCCTGGAACAGAGACTGAAGAGAGCATGGGAGGAGCTGAAAGCAACCAGAGGGCAGCAGATTCCCAAAACAGTG GAGAAGGGAGCACGAGTGCTGCAGAGTCCACGTTTGCCCACGAGAgcctgagggagcagcagccatcATCGGCGTCCGAGCGCCAGGGCCCGCGGCCCCCGCAGTCCCCAAGGAGGCCACCACACCCTCTGCCCCCACGGCTCACCATCCACGCccctccccaggagctggggccCCCAGTGCAG AGAATCCAGATGACTCGGAGACAGTCGGTGGGGAGAGGGCTTCAGCTGACCCCTGGGATAGGTGGAATG tctctttttttccagcagcagcacttcttTGATGATGAGGACAGAACAGTTCCAAGCACACCAACTCTTGTAGTTCCACATCGTACAGATGGATTTGCAGAAGCCATTCA TTCCCCCCAGGTAGCTGGAGTTCCTCGGTTCAGATTTGGGCCCCCTGAAGATATGCCACAAACCAGCTCCAGTCACTCTGATCTTGGGCAGCTGGCATCACAAGGAG GTTTAGGGATGTATGAAACCCCACTGTTCCTTGCCCACGAGGAGGAATCAGGGGGTCGCAGTGTCCCCACAACACCGTTACAAGTGGCAGCACCGG TGACGGTGTTCACGGAGAGCGCCTCGGCCGACGCCTCGGAGCACGCATCGCAGTCGGTGCCCATGGTCACCACCTCCACCGGCAGCCTGTCCACCACCACCGAGCCCGGCGCCGGCGACGACGCCGACGAGGTCTTCGCAGAGGCAGAGTCTGAAGG CATTACTTCAGAAGCAGGCCTAGAAATCGATAGCCAGCAAGAAGAAGAATCTGTTCAAGCATCTGATGAGTCAGATCTTCCTTCAACTAGtcaggatcctccttccagtTCATCTGCAG ACACGAGCAGCACTCAGCCCAAGTCCCTGCGCCGTGTCCGGCTGCAGCCCCCGACGCTGAGGACGGGCGTGCGTGGCCGGCAGTTCAACAGGCAGAGGG GTGTAACTCATGCCATGGGAGGCAGAGGAGGCCTGAACAGAGGAAACATTAGTTAA